A section of the Oryza sativa Japonica Group chromosome 1, ASM3414082v1 genome encodes:
- the LOC9268398 gene encoding uncharacterized protein, protein MATLSYALCFAIVAGAIAASLWAMLSSRKRPPSDGSSPPHAVDDAAAASIGSAGASAMWSSRWSGVRPAWLLLASRAAAAVALAGVLLWDALTYDLTIMVYYTEWTFMLEIVYFVIATLFSAYGCFMYSMHHRHVTMLPEIDESLVGLSGSLMEINHGADQKGGAGLNQLGRFMQIVYQVLGGAVVLTDVVFWALIVPFMYSSHFSLNAVMGCIHSFNLVFLLIETTLNNLEFPWFRMTYFVLWTCSYVIIQWVVHVCGLKWWPYPFLNPAAPWAPLWYFCIALLHLACYTVYWAIVRGTNWWLRSCTIPTR, encoded by the exons ATGGCAACCCTCAGCTATGCCCTCTGTTTCGCCATCGTCGCTGGCGCCATCGCGGCGTCCCTCTGGGCGATGCTGTCCTCCCGCAAGCGACCGCCGTCGGATGGATCGTCACCACCGCACGCGgtggacgacgccgccgccgcatcgatcGGTTCGGCCGGGGCCTCCGCGATGTGGAGCAGCCGCTGGAGCGGGGTGCGCCCGGCGTGGCTGCTACTCGCGtccagagccgccgccgcggtcgccctcgccggcgtgcTACTCTGGGACGCGCTGACCTACGACCTCACCATCATGGTGTACTACACGGA ATGGACCTTCATGCTAGAGATCGTCTATTTTGTG ATAGCTACGCTCTTTTCTGCATACGGATGCTTCATGTACTCAATGCACCACCGCCATGTCACCATGCTACCCGAGATCGACGAGAGCTTGGTAGGACTCAGCGGCAGCCTAATGGAGATCAACCATGGCGCCGATCAGAAGGGAGGAGCTGGACTGAACCAGCTGGGGCGCTTCATGCAGATTGTCTACCAG GTCTTGGGCGGCGCGGTTGTGCTGACGGATGTGGTCTTCTGGGCTCTGATAGTACCCTTCATGTACTCCTCTCATTTCAGCCTCAATGCA GTGATGGGCTGCATTCACTCTTTCAACCTTGTGTTTCTGCTGATAGAGACTACTCTTAACAACTTG GAGTTCCCTTGGTTCAGAATGACGTATTTCGTTCTTTGGACATGCTCGTATGTAATCATCCAATGGGTCGTACATGTTTGTGGCTTGAAATG GTGGCCGTACCCATTCCTTAACCCTGCAGCACCATGGGCTCCACTATG GTATTTCTGCATCGCACTACTCCATTTGGCGTGCTACACCGTGTATTGGGCCATTGTAAGGGGAACGAATTGGTGGCTTAGATCTTGTACTATCCCCACGCGTTAA
- the LOC136355192 gene encoding uncharacterized protein produces MATQTQLLQAIANNQGNRGGSSFGEFMRTKPPTFATAEEPMDAEDWLRIIEKKLTLVRVREADKVIFAANQLEGPAGDWWDTYKEAREEDAGEPNWEEFTTAFRDNFVPAAVMRMKKNEFRRLRQGNTTVQEYLNRFTQLARYATRDLADEEEKIDKFIEGLNDELRGPMIGQDHDSFQSLINKVVRLENDRKVVEHNRKRRLAMNRTPQTAPQRPKGTTSSAWRPTVVTTSRPAASSNFHRPVTIQNRAPAPNQAATGSQSIEE; encoded by the exons ATGGCCACCCAAACTCAACTTCTGCAAGCTATCGCGAACAACCAAGGCAACCGCGGAGGGTCAAGCTTTGGAGAGTTTATGAGGACCAAGCCACCCACATTCGCCACAGCTGAAGAACCTATGGATGCTGAAGATTGGTTAAGGatcattgagaagaagctaaCTCTTGTTCGAGTACGTGAGGCCGATAAAGTGATCTTTGCGGCAAACCAATTGGAAGGACCAGCCGGAGATTGGTGGGACACGTACAAAGAAGCCCGAGAAGAAGATGCTGGAGAACCAAACTGGGAGGAATTTACCACAGCCTTCCGTGACAACTTTGTGCCTGCCGCGGTGATGCGGATGAAGAAGAATGAGTTCAGGAGACTACGGCAAGGGAATACCACAGTACAAGAGTACCTGAACCGTTTCACTCAGCTGGCGCGCTACGCAACTAGAGATcttgccgacgaggaggaaaagaTCGACAAATTCATTGAAGGCTTGAATGATGAGTTACGCGGGCCCATGATTGGACAAGACCACGATAGTTTCCAGAGTTTAATCAATAAGGTCGTTAGGTTGGAGAACGACCGGAAGGTCGTGGAGCACAATCGTAAAAGGAGGCTTGCCATGAACCGCACGCCTCAGACCGCACCCCAGCGTCCTAAAGGGACAACCTCCTCGGCATGGAGACCAACAGTGGTGACAACCAGTCGACCTGCCGCCTCTAGCAATTTCCACAGGCCGGTTACCATTCAGAACCGCGCTCCTGCACCAAATCAGGCCGCCACTGGATCA CAAAGCATAGAGGAGTAA
- the LOC4326717 gene encoding probable protein phosphatase 2C 2 translates to MVAGAEVMHQVVPLLEASFHRRCSVKGVDEVSPPVEEMSPEAASEAAIEVPELMVKAPVESLQFSPNIRSGSFADIGPRRYMEDEHIRIDDLSGHLGSLLMCPAPNAFYGVFDGHGGPDAAAYMKRHAIRLFFEDSEFPQALEEDESFYESVEKSIHNAFLSADLALADDLAISRSSGTTALAALIFGRQLLVANAGDCRAVLCRKGVAVEMSRDHRPTYDAEHERITECGGYIEDGYLNGVLSVTRALGDWDMKMPQGSRSPLIAEPEFQQTTLTEDDEFLIIGCDGIWDVMSSQHAVTIVRKGLRRHDDPERCARELAMEAKRLQTFDNLTVIVICFGSELGGGSPSSEQAPIRRVRCCKSLSSEALCNLKKWLEPNE, encoded by the exons atGGTGGCCGGGGCGGAGGTGATGCATCAGGTCGTGCCGCTGCTGGAGGCGTCGTTCCACCGCCGGTGCTCCGTGAAGGGGGTCGACGAGGtgtcgccgccggtggaggAGATGTCGCCGGAGGCTGCCTCGGAAGCCGCCATCGAGGTGCCTGAACTG ATGGTTAAGGCACCCGTGGAATCACTACAGTTTTCCCCCAACATTCGATCTGGTAGCTTTGCCGATATTGGACCTAGGCGGTACATGGAAGATGAACATATCAGAATTGATGATCTTTCTGGTCATCTTGGCTCACTGTTGATGTGCCCTGCACCTAATGCCTTCTATGGG GTCTTTGATGGCCATGGGGGTCCAGATGCAGCAGCCTACATGAAAAGGCATGCTATAAGGCTGTTCTTTGAGGATTCTGAGTTCCCACAGGCATTAGAAGAAGATGAATCATTTTATGAATCAGTTGAGAAATCTATCCACAATGCATTCTTGAGCGCAGACCTTGCTCTCGCTGACGATTTGGCTATCAGCCGATCATCAGGAACAACAGCTCTTGCTGCTTTGATATTTGGAAG GCAGCTGTTGGTCGCGAATGCTggggactgccgcgcggtcctGTGTCGGAAAGGTGTAGCTGTGGAGATGTCTCGTGATCACAGGCCAACATATGATGCAGAGCATGAAAGGATTACCGAGTGTGGGGGATACATTGAGGATGGCTACCTCAATGGAGTACTATCTGTGACCAGGGCATTGGGGGATTGGGACATGAAAATGCCTCAAGGCTCGCGGTCGCCTCTCATCGCCGAGCCAGAGTTCCAGCAAACCACACTCACCGAAGACGACGAGTTCCTCATCATAGGCTGCGATGGGATATGGGACGTCATGAGCAGCCAGCACGCGGTGACCATAGTCCGCAAGGGGCTCCGACGACACGATGACCCCGAGAGGTGCGCGAGGGAGCttgccatggaggcgaagaggCTCCAGACCTTTGACAACCTCACGGTGATAGTCATCTGCTTTGGATCTGAGCTCGGTGGTGGTTCACCGTCTTCGGAGCAGGCGCCGATCAGGAGGGTTAGATGTTGCAAGAGCCTGTCTTCAGAGGCCCTTTGCAACCTGAAGAAATGGCTGGAACCTAATGAgtag